A region from the Serinibacter arcticus genome encodes:
- a CDS encoding ABC transporter substrate-binding protein encodes MSRSTLRPPSRRATLPALLAVAALTLTACGSADAGTGGGAGSTGGSGSETTEAETDAGEPVAGGDLVWALETEPLTLNPQTNGQNKAKLLLRNLVDSYLYKNADGSYDPWLAESFTYDDAETQLTLVLREGVTFSDGDVLDSAAVLANLDQARVEGYSGQAVFSLRNVTDVATPDERTVVITLSQPDAFLLDYLSSLNGAPISPTSITTAANLAAGGTDVAGTGPFVLESYTAGQDVVLTQRADYDWAPEAADHDGPAHLDSVTYRFLGEASTRTGALTSGQVDAIDGVQSIDVPLFADSEEFTYDRALNNGLPYTYYFNVSQAPLDDVRVRQAFIKGVDLDAVLQGVHHGEVDRALAPVSSISPFYDESVGASYETDVDGANALLDEAGWTERDAEGYRTKGGARLTIVDYAAAPYLRDNRELLGQAISASLKENVGIDFQFSPVDAGTATEKADANDYQIFDNSRGDADSGQPLIFLYATDGTLARGKVDDTALDTLLTEAAATNDVATRTDLYQQAQQHIAENAYSLPIYVPQDNVAAASGVHGIAIDEAGGVLWSAYDIWKEAGA; translated from the coding sequence ATGTCCCGCTCGACACTGCGGCCCCCGTCCCGCCGCGCGACCCTGCCCGCCCTGCTCGCCGTCGCGGCGCTCACCCTCACCGCGTGCGGCTCCGCCGACGCCGGGACGGGTGGCGGCGCCGGGTCCACCGGAGGCTCCGGCTCCGAGACCACCGAGGCCGAGACCGACGCGGGCGAACCCGTGGCGGGCGGCGATCTCGTGTGGGCGCTCGAGACCGAGCCGCTGACCCTCAACCCCCAGACCAACGGGCAGAACAAGGCCAAGCTGCTACTCCGCAACCTCGTGGACTCCTACCTCTACAAGAACGCGGACGGCAGCTACGACCCCTGGCTCGCGGAGTCCTTCACCTACGACGACGCCGAGACGCAGCTGACGCTGGTGCTCCGCGAGGGCGTGACGTTCTCCGACGGCGACGTCCTCGACTCCGCCGCCGTGCTCGCCAACCTCGACCAGGCGCGGGTCGAGGGCTACTCCGGCCAGGCGGTGTTCTCGCTCCGCAACGTCACCGACGTCGCGACGCCGGACGAGCGCACCGTGGTCATCACGCTCAGCCAGCCGGACGCGTTCCTGCTGGACTACCTGTCCTCGCTCAACGGCGCGCCGATCTCCCCGACGTCGATCACCACCGCCGCGAACCTCGCGGCCGGCGGCACCGACGTCGCGGGCACGGGCCCGTTCGTGCTCGAGTCGTACACGGCCGGCCAGGACGTCGTGCTGACGCAGCGCGCCGACTACGACTGGGCCCCCGAGGCCGCCGACCACGACGGCCCGGCCCACCTCGACTCGGTGACCTACCGGTTCCTCGGCGAGGCCTCCACGCGCACCGGTGCGCTCACCTCCGGCCAGGTCGACGCGATCGACGGCGTCCAGTCGATCGACGTGCCCCTCTTCGCCGACAGCGAGGAGTTCACCTACGACCGCGCGCTCAACAACGGTCTGCCGTACACGTACTACTTCAACGTCTCGCAGGCGCCGCTCGACGACGTCCGCGTGCGTCAGGCCTTCATCAAGGGCGTCGACCTCGACGCCGTGCTCCAGGGCGTGCACCACGGCGAGGTCGACCGTGCGCTCGCCCCGGTCAGCTCGATCTCGCCGTTCTACGACGAGAGCGTCGGCGCCTCGTACGAGACCGACGTCGACGGTGCGAACGCGCTGCTGGACGAGGCCGGGTGGACCGAGCGGGACGCCGAGGGCTACCGCACGAAGGGCGGCGCTCGTCTCACGATCGTCGACTACGCCGCCGCGCCCTACCTGCGCGACAACCGCGAGCTGCTCGGCCAGGCGATCTCCGCCAGCCTCAAGGAGAACGTCGGCATCGACTTCCAGTTCTCGCCGGTCGACGCGGGCACCGCCACCGAGAAGGCGGATGCGAACGACTACCAGATCTTCGACAACTCTCGCGGCGACGCCGACTCCGGCCAGCCGCTGATCTTCCTCTACGCCACGGACGGCACGCTCGCGCGCGGCAAGGTCGACGACACCGCGCTCGACACCCTGCTGACCGAGGCAGCGGCGACCAACGACGTCGCCACCCGCACCGACCTCTACCAGCAGGCGCAGCAGCACATCGCCGAGAACGCCTACTCGCTGCCGATCTACGTGCCGCAGGACAACGTCGCGGCCGCGTCCGGCGTCCACGGCATCGCGATCGACGAGGCCGGCGGCGTGCTGTGGAGCGCGTACGACATCTGGAAGGAGGCCGGCGCATGA
- a CDS encoding ABC transporter permease produces the protein MSAATTTASGASTPSSRFVSELPTNPVARFLHDTWAVAWRELRLTLRDPFSQVFALGQPIVFLVLFAPLLSGLVGGAMAGPGAEAAGSSTIQWFLPGLLVMIALFGTGMTGSNLLFEMQMGSYERILASPLSRASIIVGRALKEFVPLVLQALILTIAAVPFGFTIHPLGVLLGLVMLGIFGIGLGSLSYALGLASKNREWLFWTVQQSVTFPLLLLAGMMLPLESGPEWMRVASRFNPITYLVNGERALFSGQMTADVVWGFVAALGTLAVGLWVGVSAIRRATR, from the coding sequence ATGAGCGCCGCGACCACGACGGCGAGCGGCGCGTCGACGCCGTCGTCCCGGTTCGTCTCCGAGCTGCCGACCAACCCGGTCGCGCGGTTCCTCCACGACACGTGGGCCGTGGCCTGGCGCGAGCTGCGCCTGACGCTGCGCGACCCGTTCTCGCAGGTGTTCGCGCTCGGGCAGCCGATCGTGTTCCTGGTGCTGTTCGCGCCGCTGCTCTCGGGGCTGGTCGGCGGGGCCATGGCCGGCCCGGGCGCCGAGGCCGCCGGATCCTCGACCATCCAGTGGTTCCTGCCGGGGCTCCTGGTGATGATCGCGCTGTTCGGCACAGGGATGACCGGCTCGAACCTGCTCTTCGAGATGCAGATGGGAAGCTACGAGCGGATCCTCGCCTCGCCGCTGTCGCGGGCGTCGATCATCGTGGGTCGGGCGCTGAAGGAGTTCGTGCCGCTGGTGCTGCAGGCGCTGATCCTCACGATCGCAGCGGTGCCGTTCGGGTTCACGATCCACCCGTTGGGCGTGCTGCTCGGGCTCGTCATGCTCGGGATCTTCGGCATCGGTCTCGGATCGCTCTCGTACGCGCTGGGGCTGGCGTCGAAGAACCGGGAGTGGCTGTTCTGGACCGTGCAGCAGTCGGTCACGTTCCCGCTCCTGCTGCTCGCCGGCATGATGCTGCCGCTGGAGTCCGGACCCGAGTGGATGCGCGTGGCCTCGCGCTTCAACCCGATCACGTACCTCGTCAACGGGGAGCGGGCGCTCTTCTCCGGGCAGATGACGGCAGACGTGGTCTGGGGCTTCGTCGCCGCGCTGGGGACGCTCGCCGTCGGGCTCTGGGTGGGGGTCTCGGCGATCCGCCGAGCGACGCGCTGA
- a CDS encoding TetR/AcrR family transcriptional regulator, which produces MTQERVAADATAGDVTVGEPSGLAEQLTEHAEAIGLEAVVPTPEQERRLALLWAPQEPSTRGRPARFTLDEVVTAGVAVADAEGLAGVTMRRVAREVGAGAMSLYTYVPGRDELLDLMIDAAYAELDLPDGDGSWRDGLIRYADSFLSLYSRHPWLLDLNQWRLPLAPHVLDAEEAGLRVLAATPLEPAQVVGIRDLLETFVHGLARESAKERRDGADTGINQDDYWSSQSHFWETYFDTERYPTMTRMWLSGAFETDRSGTEKAIEPLLEAVERAIAAVER; this is translated from the coding sequence ATGACCCAGGAACGCGTGGCGGCCGACGCGACCGCAGGCGACGTCACCGTCGGGGAACCGTCCGGCCTGGCCGAGCAGCTCACCGAGCACGCCGAGGCCATCGGCCTCGAGGCTGTCGTCCCGACCCCCGAGCAGGAGCGCAGGCTCGCACTGCTGTGGGCTCCGCAGGAGCCGAGCACGCGGGGCCGCCCGGCCCGCTTCACGCTGGACGAGGTCGTGACGGCGGGAGTCGCCGTCGCCGACGCCGAGGGGCTGGCCGGCGTGACGATGCGTCGCGTGGCCAGGGAGGTGGGCGCCGGGGCCATGAGCCTGTACACCTACGTCCCTGGCCGAGACGAGCTCCTGGACCTGATGATCGACGCGGCCTACGCCGAGCTCGACCTGCCCGACGGCGACGGCAGCTGGCGCGACGGGCTGATCCGGTACGCGGACTCGTTCCTCTCCCTGTACTCGCGCCACCCCTGGCTGCTCGACCTGAACCAGTGGCGCCTCCCGCTCGCCCCGCACGTGCTCGACGCCGAGGAGGCCGGACTCCGTGTGCTCGCTGCGACGCCGCTCGAGCCGGCCCAGGTGGTGGGGATCCGCGACCTGCTGGAGACGTTCGTCCACGGGCTCGCGCGCGAGAGCGCGAAGGAGCGGCGCGACGGTGCCGATACCGGTATCAACCAGGACGACTACTGGAGCTCGCAGAGCCACTTCTGGGAGACGTACTTCGACACTGAGCGGTACCCGACGATGACGCGGATGTGGCTGTCCGGCGCGTTCGAGACGGACCGGTCGGGGACCGAGAAGGCGATCGAGCCGCTGCTGGAGGCCGTCGAGCGGGCGATCGCCGCCGTCGAGCGCTGA
- a CDS encoding ABC transporter permease translates to MTTLVRPRVTSSASSASDAAGDGARAAAPRSRPRRPRLRVPVLGWGGLAAAVVLVVVAVAAIAPGLLTGVDPLAADPLAALAAPSAEHLAGTDSLGRDVLARIIHGARYSLTIGLAATTLAALGGILLGLLAGSGNRVLDTVVARAVDVLASFPEILLALVLIAFTGPGLGNLIVAIGIAGIPRFARVVRAQTQVVRTSGYVEQARTFGLTGPRLALRHVLPNALATVPVLATIGLGGAIIGAAGLSFLGLGPQPPTPEWGAMLAENRNYLRVAWWGAVFPGLAVVLTVVSATVLGRAVQRHLERSAA, encoded by the coding sequence ATGACCACCCTCGTCCGTCCTCGCGTCACCTCCTCCGCGTCCTCCGCCTCCGACGCGGCCGGCGACGGCGCCCGCGCCGCCGCCCCGCGATCCCGTCCCCGCCGCCCGCGGCTGCGCGTACCGGTGCTCGGCTGGGGCGGACTGGCGGCCGCCGTGGTGCTGGTCGTCGTCGCCGTCGCGGCGATCGCCCCCGGTCTCCTCACGGGCGTGGACCCGCTGGCCGCTGATCCGCTCGCGGCCCTCGCCGCGCCGAGCGCCGAGCACCTCGCCGGCACCGACTCCCTGGGCCGCGACGTGCTCGCGCGGATCATCCACGGCGCCCGGTACTCGCTCACGATCGGCCTGGCCGCGACGACGCTCGCCGCGCTTGGCGGGATCCTGCTCGGCCTGCTGGCCGGGAGCGGCAACCGCGTCCTGGACACGGTCGTCGCCCGCGCCGTCGACGTGCTGGCCTCCTTCCCCGAGATCCTGCTGGCCCTCGTGCTCATCGCGTTCACGGGCCCCGGCCTGGGCAACCTCATCGTCGCGATCGGCATCGCCGGGATCCCGCGGTTCGCCCGGGTGGTCCGGGCCCAGACGCAGGTCGTGCGCACGTCGGGGTACGTCGAGCAGGCGCGCACGTTCGGCCTCACCGGGCCGAGGCTCGCGCTCCGGCACGTGCTGCCGAACGCCCTGGCCACCGTGCCCGTCCTCGCGACCATCGGCCTCGGCGGCGCCATCATCGGCGCCGCCGGGCTGAGCTTCCTCGGGCTCGGCCCGCAGCCGCCCACCCCCGAGTGGGGCGCGATGCTGGCCGAGAACCGCAACTACCTGCGGGTGGCCTGGTGGGGGGCCGTGTTCCCTGGCCTCGCCGTCGTGCTCACGGTCGTGTCCGCGACCGTGCTGGGCCGCGCGGTCCAGCGCCACCTCGAGCGGAGCGCCGCATGA
- a CDS encoding dipeptide ABC transporter ATP-binding protein: MSAATTGGAPGTREAPEAPLVTVRGLTVTFDGAARPAVDGLDLEIHRGEIVAIVGESGSGKSVTARTLVGLAGDTAEVVADELTIDGVDARRLSDRGWRRLRGTSVGLVLQDALVSLDPLRRVGAEIGESLRRTLPGLLARGRRRERAVELLASVGIPDPAERVDAYPHELSGGLRQRALIASALASQPSLLVADEPTTALDVTVQAQILELLAQLRSDGTALLLISHDLAVVAAVADRILVMKDGRVVESGSVEQVLTDPQHDYTRTLLAAVPSAASRGVRLSSPERLPTAERAPGERVILSGRDLVRTYPTPGGGTRHALAGVDVELREGEVLGVVGESGSGKSTLARVLLGLVEADSGEVVRPAGRLDVQLVAQDPLSSFDPRYTVAEVVAEPLRQVDGTTRTGRRESVASLLSQVGLDPSVAGRHPRTLSGGQRQRVAIARALAADPAVIVADEPVSALDVSIQAQVLDLLLDLAASRNLAILFISHDLGVVHHLADRIVVMKDGVVVEQGEVEQVFHHPSHPYTQRLLQALPDLRESAVA; this comes from the coding sequence ATGAGCGCCGCGACGACGGGAGGGGCGCCCGGGACGCGCGAGGCACCCGAGGCCCCGCTCGTGACCGTCCGCGGTCTCACGGTGACGTTCGACGGCGCGGCCCGCCCCGCCGTCGACGGCCTCGACCTCGAGATCCACCGCGGCGAGATCGTCGCGATCGTGGGGGAGTCGGGGTCGGGCAAGTCCGTCACCGCGCGGACCCTCGTCGGGCTCGCCGGCGACACCGCCGAGGTGGTGGCGGACGAGCTCACGATCGACGGCGTCGACGCCCGCCGGCTGTCCGACCGCGGCTGGCGCAGGCTGCGCGGCACGTCCGTCGGCCTCGTGCTGCAGGACGCCCTGGTCAGCCTCGACCCGCTGCGCCGGGTCGGCGCCGAGATCGGCGAGTCGCTCCGGCGCACGCTTCCGGGACTGCTGGCCCGCGGCCGACGGCGTGAGCGCGCCGTCGAGCTGCTCGCCTCCGTCGGCATCCCCGATCCGGCCGAGCGCGTGGACGCCTACCCGCACGAGCTCTCCGGCGGTCTGCGCCAGCGCGCGCTCATCGCCTCGGCGCTCGCGTCGCAGCCGTCCCTGCTCGTGGCCGACGAGCCCACCACGGCGCTCGACGTCACGGTCCAGGCCCAGATCCTCGAGCTGCTCGCGCAGCTGCGGTCCGACGGCACGGCGCTGCTGCTCATCTCGCACGACCTCGCCGTCGTCGCCGCCGTCGCGGACCGCATCCTCGTGATGAAGGACGGCCGCGTCGTGGAGTCCGGATCGGTCGAGCAGGTCCTCACCGATCCGCAGCACGACTACACGCGCACGCTGCTCGCCGCCGTCCCGTCCGCGGCCTCGCGCGGGGTCCGCCTCAGCAGTCCCGAGCGGCTCCCGACGGCGGAGCGTGCACCCGGGGAGCGCGTGATCCTGTCGGGCCGCGACCTCGTGCGCACGTACCCGACGCCCGGCGGCGGCACGCGGCACGCGCTGGCCGGCGTCGACGTCGAGCTGCGCGAGGGCGAGGTGCTCGGCGTCGTGGGGGAGTCCGGCTCGGGCAAGTCGACGCTCGCCCGGGTGCTGCTCGGGCTGGTGGAGGCCGACTCGGGCGAGGTCGTCCGGCCCGCGGGCCGGCTCGACGTCCAGCTCGTGGCGCAGGACCCGCTGTCCTCCTTCGACCCCCGCTACACGGTGGCGGAGGTCGTGGCCGAACCGCTGCGCCAGGTCGACGGGACCACCCGGACCGGCCGCCGCGAGAGCGTCGCGAGCCTGCTGTCCCAGGTCGGGCTCGACCCGAGCGTCGCGGGCCGGCACCCGCGCACCCTGTCGGGCGGACAGCGGCAGCGTGTCGCGATCGCCCGGGCGCTCGCGGCCGACCCCGCCGTGATCGTGGCGGACGAGCCGGTCTCCGCGCTCGACGTCAGCATCCAGGCCCAGGTGCTCGACCTGCTGCTGGATCTGGCGGCCTCCCGCAACCTCGCCATCCTCTTCATCTCCCACGACCTCGGTGTCGTCCACCACCTCGCCGACCGGATCGTCGTGATGAAGGACGGCGTGGTCGTGGAGCAGGGCGAGGTGGAGCAGGTCTTCCACCACCCCTCCCACCCCTACACCCAGCGCCTCCTCCAGGCGCTGCCCGACCTGCGCGAGAGCGCGGTCGCCTGA
- a CDS encoding ABC transporter permease, giving the protein MLRLVLARLGTAAVVLLAAVTVTFLAVYAAPGHTVDLILGENRDDQQLRAEIIALWGLDRPLLVQYSLYVTGLFRGDLGTSYLLRAPVSEVLGAQLGSTVALTFSAFALAVVIALTLALLTSGRVGPVRRIASGLELVLLSIPSFWIGIVLLAVFSFQLGWFSVAGGAGWRSLALPALALALPIAGLLSQVLREGLDRALREPFALTARSRGVSPLSVRTRHGLRHASLPGLQIAGIVVGSLLGGTVIVEQVFGRPGLGGITVDAVYGKDLPVVLGVALVAAATFVAVSTLVDLLTLAIDPRLRSGARRRGGAPALGAVGAAGPGVAGTATDDGVPVLVSTLLPEPVGSLPQGGTR; this is encoded by the coding sequence GTGCTCCGACTCGTGCTCGCCCGGCTCGGCACCGCCGCCGTCGTGCTGCTCGCGGCCGTCACGGTGACGTTCCTCGCCGTCTACGCCGCCCCCGGCCACACCGTCGACCTGATCCTCGGCGAGAACCGCGACGACCAGCAGCTGCGGGCCGAGATCATCGCCCTGTGGGGTCTCGACCGCCCGCTGCTCGTGCAGTACTCGCTCTACGTCACCGGCCTGTTCCGCGGCGACCTCGGCACGTCCTACCTGCTGCGGGCGCCGGTCTCGGAGGTGCTCGGGGCCCAGCTGGGCTCGACCGTGGCGCTGACGTTCTCGGCATTCGCGCTCGCCGTCGTCATCGCCCTCACGCTCGCGCTGCTGACCTCCGGCCGCGTCGGCCCGGTGCGCCGGATCGCCTCGGGCCTCGAGCTCGTGCTGCTGTCGATCCCGTCGTTCTGGATCGGGATCGTGCTCCTGGCGGTGTTCAGCTTCCAGCTCGGCTGGTTCTCCGTGGCGGGCGGTGCGGGGTGGCGGTCGCTCGCGCTGCCGGCCCTCGCGCTGGCGCTCCCCATCGCCGGGCTGCTCTCGCAGGTGCTGCGGGAGGGTCTGGACCGGGCGCTCCGCGAACCGTTCGCCCTCACCGCCCGCTCGCGCGGGGTGTCGCCGCTGTCGGTCCGCACGAGGCACGGTCTGCGTCACGCGAGCCTGCCCGGCCTCCAGATCGCCGGGATCGTCGTCGGCTCACTGCTCGGCGGCACGGTCATCGTCGAGCAGGTCTTCGGCCGGCCCGGCCTCGGCGGCATCACCGTCGACGCCGTGTACGGCAAGGACCTGCCGGTGGTGCTCGGCGTCGCCCTCGTGGCGGCCGCGACGTTCGTGGCCGTCTCCACGCTGGTGGACCTCCTCACGCTCGCCATCGACCCGCGGCTGCGCTCCGGGGCACGGCGTCGCGGCGGCGCCCCGGCCCTCGGTGCCGTCGGTGCCGCCGGTCCGGGGGTCGCCGGCACCGCCACCGACGACGGCGTCCCTGTCCTGGTCTCGACCCTCCTGCCCGAGCCGGTCGGCTCCCTCCCCCAAGGCGGTACCCGATGA
- a CDS encoding DUF1684 domain-containing protein, with the protein MSTDVVTAGELEQDWRAFRTGREEGLRRPHDWLSVVGLEWVTAAAPSVAGGLPGRWWVRDGVLHVAADVTDGLDLLGEPGEDGGTPPSSPLDGEITLEVAEAGARAFAVVGEVRIEVLRRGGYYALRLRDPQAPARTGFAGVPAWEFDADWRLPVVLEPYDEPRTVVVDSAAPGLTQRASAVGEVVIVHGGVEHRLVATGRHGAWSLAFRDTTSGVTSSAWRTVGVEGDPTSGRGVVDLNRAVSYPYAFSDFGTCPAPVAGNVLPFAVTAGEKAPAGRTGVPPVSGGPAALPGPQLQGGAVAD; encoded by the coding sequence ATGAGCACCGACGTCGTCACCGCGGGCGAGCTCGAGCAGGACTGGCGCGCGTTCCGCACCGGCCGCGAGGAGGGGCTGCGCCGTCCGCACGACTGGCTGAGCGTGGTCGGGCTGGAGTGGGTCACGGCCGCGGCGCCGTCCGTCGCCGGCGGCCTGCCCGGACGGTGGTGGGTGCGCGACGGCGTGCTCCACGTCGCGGCCGACGTCACCGACGGCCTGGACCTCCTGGGCGAGCCGGGCGAGGACGGCGGGACCCCGCCGTCGTCCCCGCTCGACGGCGAGATCACGCTGGAGGTGGCCGAGGCCGGAGCCCGGGCGTTCGCCGTCGTCGGTGAGGTGAGGATCGAGGTGCTCCGCCGCGGCGGGTACTACGCGCTGCGCCTGCGGGACCCGCAGGCGCCGGCACGCACCGGCTTCGCGGGAGTGCCCGCCTGGGAGTTCGACGCCGACTGGCGCCTGCCGGTCGTGCTCGAGCCGTACGACGAGCCGCGCACGGTCGTGGTCGACTCGGCCGCGCCGGGGCTGACCCAGCGCGCGAGCGCGGTGGGCGAGGTCGTGATCGTGCACGGCGGCGTCGAGCACCGCCTGGTCGCGACCGGTCGGCACGGCGCGTGGTCGCTCGCGTTCCGCGACACCACCTCGGGCGTGACGAGCTCGGCGTGGCGCACGGTCGGGGTGGAGGGCGACCCGACGTCGGGTCGCGGCGTCGTCGACCTCAACCGCGCGGTCAGCTACCCGTACGCGTTCTCCGACTTCGGCACGTGCCCGGCCCCGGTGGCCGGCAACGTGCTGCCGTTCGCGGTCACGGCGGGGGAGAAGGCCCCGGCCGGTCGCACGGGCGTACCGCCGGTCAGCGGTGGGCCGGCCGCCCTCCCGGGCCCGCAGCTCCAGGGCGGTGCGGTCGCGGACTGA
- a CDS encoding ABC transporter ATP-binding protein yields MITTSGLTKTFTRKKSVVEAVRGIDLTVGDGELVAILGPNGAGKSTTLKMLTGLLAPTAGSAQVAGYDVVAHPDRVRQTIGYIGQGNSAGHYFRVADELASQAQFYGVPAAEGRKRASDLLAALDLVGVEKRTVNTLSGGQRRRLDVAMGLLNRPPLLFLDEPSTGMDPASRANLWEHVQRMRHEFGMTLVLTTHYLEEADRMAERVVVIDQGAIIADDTPTALRHTHASDVVTLTYPDGEAARRAADVLRGDSRFAERIADPEADGKVRLDLDDGPALFPVLLHELERAGARPTAASIAEATLDDVFLALTGRSLREESESGDDAAAVEAMAAAAGGPGGGVGGAA; encoded by the coding sequence ATGATCACCACCTCGGGTCTCACGAAGACCTTCACCAGGAAGAAGTCCGTGGTCGAGGCCGTCCGCGGCATCGACCTCACGGTCGGCGACGGCGAGCTCGTCGCCATCCTCGGCCCCAACGGAGCCGGCAAGTCCACGACGCTCAAGATGCTCACCGGGCTCCTCGCCCCCACCGCCGGCAGTGCGCAGGTGGCGGGCTACGACGTCGTCGCGCATCCCGACAGGGTGCGGCAGACGATCGGCTACATCGGCCAGGGCAACAGCGCCGGCCACTACTTCCGGGTTGCCGACGAGCTCGCCAGCCAGGCGCAGTTCTACGGCGTCCCGGCAGCCGAGGGCCGCAAGCGCGCGAGCGACCTGCTCGCCGCGCTCGACCTCGTCGGCGTCGAGAAGCGCACCGTCAACACGCTCTCGGGCGGCCAGCGACGTCGTCTCGACGTCGCGATGGGGCTGCTCAACCGCCCGCCGCTGCTGTTCCTCGACGAGCCCAGCACCGGCATGGACCCGGCGAGCCGCGCCAATCTCTGGGAGCACGTCCAGCGGATGCGCCACGAGTTCGGGATGACCCTCGTGCTCACCACCCACTACCTCGAGGAGGCCGACCGGATGGCCGAGCGCGTCGTCGTCATCGACCAGGGGGCGATCATCGCCGACGACACCCCGACGGCGCTGCGCCACACGCACGCGTCCGACGTCGTCACCCTGACCTACCCCGACGGCGAGGCCGCCCGCCGCGCTGCCGACGTCCTTCGCGGGGACTCGCGGTTCGCCGAGCGGATCGCGGACCCCGAGGCGGACGGGAAGGTCAGGCTCGATCTCGACGACGGTCCGGCCCTGTTCCCCGTGCTTCTGCACGAGCTCGAGCGTGCCGGGGCGCGACCTACGGCTGCCTCGATCGCCGAGGCGACGCTCGACGACGTGTTCCTCGCCCTGACCGGTCGCTCGCTGCGCGAGGAGTCGGAGTCGGGCGACGACGCGGCTGCCGTCGAGGCGATGGCGGCCGCCGCCGGTGGTCCCGGTGGCGGCGTGGGAGGTGCGGCATGA
- a CDS encoding LLM class flavin-dependent oxidoreductase yields MTTHPLQLGILSFTSYLEDGVSAQASLEDGIALVQHAEALGLDGAWLRVRHFERALTGVFPYLAALARETSRLRLGTAVVPLAGESPVRLAEDAATVDLLAGGRLELGVSSGILGGNPALADAITTTYGHGPTVDGEPRAAWVLRRFLLGISGEELAPVPDDVRLQFTHAGEGLRIYPHSPRLPERIWCGSGTVASAERAARLGLNLQLSTINTETHAAGVAIQQAETLEAYHAALDTTPLGLADPRPREVSISRYVLPWTSERERTDLLAAAERHIPGVTERFGEGWKVGSVDDVVEQLASDPALVRGQELFPTTLLANLPSQLGPELTQRLVEVLATEVAPQLGWTPAG; encoded by the coding sequence ATGACCACCCACCCCCTCCAGCTCGGCATCCTCTCCTTCACCTCCTACCTCGAGGACGGCGTCAGCGCGCAGGCCTCGCTCGAGGACGGCATCGCCCTCGTCCAGCACGCCGAGGCCCTCGGCCTCGACGGCGCGTGGCTGCGCGTGCGCCACTTCGAGCGCGCGCTCACGGGCGTCTTCCCCTACCTCGCCGCGCTCGCGCGCGAGACGTCGCGGCTGCGGCTCGGCACCGCCGTCGTCCCGCTCGCGGGCGAGAGCCCGGTGCGTCTGGCGGAGGACGCCGCGACCGTCGACCTGCTCGCCGGCGGCCGCCTCGAGCTCGGCGTCAGCAGCGGCATCCTCGGCGGCAACCCCGCCCTGGCCGACGCGATCACCACCACGTACGGCCACGGCCCGACGGTCGACGGCGAGCCTCGGGCCGCGTGGGTCCTGCGCCGGTTCCTGCTGGGGATCTCGGGCGAGGAGCTCGCCCCGGTCCCGGACGACGTGCGCCTGCAGTTCACGCACGCCGGCGAGGGCCTGCGCATCTACCCGCACTCCCCGCGTCTGCCGGAGCGCATCTGGTGCGGCTCCGGCACGGTCGCGAGCGCCGAGCGGGCGGCCCGTCTCGGACTCAACCTGCAGCTCTCGACGATCAACACCGAGACGCACGCCGCCGGCGTCGCGATCCAGCAGGCCGAGACCCTCGAGGCCTACCACGCGGCGCTCGACACAACCCCGCTCGGGCTGGCCGACCCGCGTCCGCGCGAGGTCTCCATCAGCCGCTACGTCCTCCCGTGGACCAGCGAGCGCGAGCGCACGGATCTGCTCGCGGCCGCCGAGCGCCACATCCCCGGGGTCACCGAGCGGTTCGGCGAGGGGTGGAAGGTGGGGTCGGTGGACGACGTCGTCGAGCAGCTCGCGAGCGATCCCGCCCTGGTCCGCGGCCAGGAGCTGTTCCCGACCACGCTGCTGGCGAACCTGCCCTCGCAGCTGGGCCCGGAGCTGACCCAGCGGCTGGTCGAGGTGCTGGCCACGGAGGTCGCGCCGCAGCTCGGCTGGACGCCGGCGGGCTGA